One Cedecea neteri DNA segment encodes these proteins:
- the rluD gene encoding 23S rRNA pseudouridine(1911/1915/1917) synthase RluD: MAQLVQLTETVSDSQLGQRLDQALAELFPDYSRSRIKEWILDQRVTVNGVVWDKPKEKVLGGESVTINAEIEEEVRWEAQDIPLNIVYEDEDILVINKPRDLVVHPGAGNPDGTVLNALLHYYPPIADVPRAGIVHRLDKDTTGLMVVAKTVPAQTRLVEALQLREITREYEAVAIGHMTGGGTVEEPISRHPTKRTHMSVHPMGKPAVTHYRIMEHFRVHTRLRLRLETGRTHQIRVHMAHISHPLVGDQLYGGRPRPPKGASEEFVSVLRKFDRQALHATMLRLYHPISGILMEWSAPIPQDMVELIEALRADTETHKDQLDWL, encoded by the coding sequence ATGGCACAACTAGTACAACTCACCGAAACGGTGTCCGATTCACAACTGGGTCAACGCTTAGATCAGGCATTGGCCGAATTGTTCCCGGATTATTCGCGTTCGCGCATAAAAGAATGGATTCTTGACCAGCGAGTTACGGTCAACGGCGTTGTCTGGGACAAGCCGAAGGAGAAAGTGTTGGGTGGCGAAAGCGTAACCATCAATGCTGAAATTGAAGAAGAGGTGCGCTGGGAGGCTCAGGACATCCCGCTGAATATCGTCTATGAAGATGAAGATATTCTGGTGATCAATAAGCCACGCGATCTCGTTGTACACCCCGGCGCGGGCAATCCGGACGGCACGGTGTTGAATGCGCTGCTGCACTATTATCCGCCAATTGCGGATGTGCCGCGTGCGGGTATTGTGCACCGTCTGGATAAAGACACCACCGGCCTGATGGTTGTAGCAAAAACTGTTCCGGCGCAAACTCGCCTGGTTGAAGCCCTTCAACTGCGTGAAATTACCCGTGAGTACGAAGCTGTGGCTATTGGTCACATGACTGGCGGTGGTACGGTAGAAGAACCAATCAGCCGCCATCCAACTAAACGTACCCACATGTCCGTGCATCCAATGGGCAAACCAGCGGTGACACACTACCGCATTATGGAACACTTCCGCGTGCATACGCGCCTGCGTCTGCGCCTGGAAACCGGCCGTACTCACCAGATCCGCGTTCACATGGCACATATCAGCCATCCGCTGGTGGGTGATCAGCTTTACGGTGGCCGTCCTCGTCCGCCGAAAGGCGCATCGGAAGAATTCGTCAGCGTACTGCGCAAGTTTGACCGCCAGGCGCTACACGCGACCATGCTGCGCCTGTACCATCCTATCAGCGGTATTCTGATGGAGTGGAGCGCGCCGATCCCACAGGATATGGTTGAACTGATCGAAGCGCTACGTGCTGATACCGAAACCCATAAAGATCAACTGGACTGGCTATGA
- the bamD gene encoding outer membrane protein assembly factor BamD yields the protein MTRMKYLVAAATLSLALAGCSSSKDEVPDNPPSEIYATAQQKLQDGNFKAAITQLEALDNRYPFGPYSQQVQLDLIYAYYKNADLPLAQAAIDRFMRLNPTHPNIDYVLYMRGLTDMALDDSALQGFFGVDRSDRDPQHARDAFNDFSKLVRGYPNSQYVTDATKRLVFLKDRLAKYELSVAQYYTKRGAWVAVVNRVEGMLRDYPDTQATRDGLKLMENAYRELQMPGQAEKVAKIIAANSSNT from the coding sequence ATGACGCGCATGAAATATCTGGTGGCAGCGGCCACGTTGAGCCTGGCTTTGGCTGGTTGCTCCAGTTCCAAGGATGAGGTTCCTGATAATCCGCCTTCTGAGATCTACGCGACTGCCCAGCAAAAGCTGCAGGACGGTAACTTTAAAGCGGCGATAACGCAACTGGAAGCGCTGGATAACCGCTATCCATTCGGCCCGTACTCTCAGCAAGTGCAGCTCGACCTGATCTACGCCTACTACAAAAATGCGGACTTACCGCTGGCTCAGGCGGCGATCGATCGCTTTATGCGCCTCAATCCAACTCATCCAAACATTGACTACGTACTTTACATGCGTGGCCTGACAGACATGGCGTTGGATGACAGCGCGCTACAGGGCTTCTTTGGCGTTGACCGTTCCGACCGTGATCCACAGCATGCTCGCGATGCTTTTAACGACTTCTCGAAGCTGGTGCGTGGCTACCCGAACAGTCAGTACGTTACCGATGCCACTAAACGCCTCGTGTTCCTCAAAGATCGCCTGGCGAAGTATGAGCTTTCCGTGGCGCAATATTACACGAAACGCGGCGCATGGGTGGCAGTAGTTAATCGCGTTGAAGGTATGCTGCGTGATTATCCGGATACTCAGGCCACCCGTGACGGCCTGAAACTGATGGAAAATGCTTACCGCGAGCTGCAGATGCCGGGTCAGGCAGAGAAAGTGGCGAAGATCATTGCTGCCAATAGCAGCAACACCTGA
- the raiA gene encoding ribosome-associated translation inhibitor RaiA → MTMNITSKQMEITPAIRQHVADRLSKLDKWQTHLINPHIILSKEPQGFVADATINTPNGHLVASARHEDMYTAINDLINKLERQLNKVQHKGEARRAAGSVKDVSFAEAEADEE, encoded by the coding sequence ATGACAATGAACATTACCAGCAAGCAAATGGAAATCACTCCAGCTATTCGCCAGCATGTCGCCGACCGTCTCAGCAAACTGGACAAGTGGCAAACTCATCTCATTAATCCACATATTATCTTGTCCAAAGAGCCTCAAGGTTTTGTGGCTGATGCCACGATTAACACACCGAATGGGCACCTCGTAGCCAGTGCCAGACATGAAGATATGTATACGGCTATCAACGATTTGATCAACAAACTGGAGCGGCAGTTAAATAAAGTGCAACACAAAGGTGAAGCACGTCGCGCAGCAGGTTCAGTGAAAGACGTGTCCTTCGCAGAAGCAGAAGCTGACGAAGAGTAA
- the pheL gene encoding pheA operon leader peptide PheL has protein sequence MKLFPFFFAFFFTFP, from the coding sequence ATGAAACTTTTCCCGTTCTTCTTCGCATTCTTTTTTACCTTCCCCTGA
- the pheA gene encoding bifunctional chorismate mutase/prephenate dehydratase, which translates to MTEINPLLALRDKISALDEKLLALLAERRLLAVEVGKAKLASHRPVRDIDRERDLLERLITLGKDHHLDAHYITRLFQLIIEDSVLTQQTLLQQHLNKTNPHSARIAFLGPKGSYSHLAARQYAARHFEQFIESGCAKFHDIFNQVETGQADYAVVPIENTSSGAINDVYDLLQHTSLSIVAEMTVPIDHCVLVSGSTDLEQIQTVYSHPQPFQQCSQFINRYPHWKIEYTESTSAAMEKVAQANSPHVAALGSEAGGALYGLQVLERNLANQTQNITRFIVLARKAVEVSDQVPAKTTLLMATGQQAGALVEALLVLRNHNLIMTKLESRPINGNPWEEMFYLDIQANLKDEGMRKALRELGEITRSLKVLGSYPSENVVPVDPA; encoded by the coding sequence ATGACCGAAATTAATCCGTTGCTGGCCCTGCGCGATAAAATCAGCGCGCTGGATGAAAAGCTGTTAGCCCTGCTGGCAGAGCGCCGCCTGCTGGCAGTTGAAGTTGGCAAAGCCAAACTCGCTTCTCACCGCCCGGTACGCGATATCGATCGTGAAAGAGATTTACTGGAACGCCTGATTACCCTAGGTAAAGACCACCATCTCGATGCCCACTACATCACGCGCCTGTTCCAGCTCATTATTGAAGATTCTGTACTTACCCAACAAACCCTGCTGCAGCAGCATTTGAACAAAACGAACCCGCATTCTGCCCGCATCGCTTTCCTCGGCCCTAAAGGGTCTTATTCTCACCTTGCTGCGCGCCAGTATGCCGCGCGTCACTTTGAGCAGTTCATCGAAAGCGGCTGTGCCAAATTCCATGACATCTTCAACCAGGTGGAAACCGGTCAGGCCGATTACGCTGTAGTGCCGATTGAAAATACCAGTTCGGGCGCCATTAACGACGTCTACGATCTGCTGCAGCACACTAGCCTGTCGATCGTCGCCGAAATGACCGTGCCGATTGACCATTGTGTACTGGTATCCGGCTCCACCGATCTCGAGCAAATCCAAACGGTTTATAGCCACCCTCAACCTTTCCAGCAGTGTAGCCAGTTCATTAACCGCTACCCGCACTGGAAAATTGAATACACCGAAAGTACCTCTGCGGCGATGGAAAAAGTCGCTCAGGCCAACTCGCCTCACGTTGCCGCTCTGGGCAGCGAGGCAGGAGGCGCACTTTATGGCCTGCAGGTGCTGGAACGTAATCTCGCGAACCAGACTCAGAACATCACCCGCTTCATTGTGCTGGCACGTAAGGCTGTCGAAGTATCTGACCAGGTACCCGCAAAAACCACATTGCTGATGGCGACTGGCCAGCAGGCCGGTGCCCTGGTAGAAGCACTTCTGGTATTACGTAATCACAACCTGATCATGACCAAGCTGGAATCACGTCCGATCAACGGCAACCCGTGGGAAGAAATGTTCTATCTGGATATTCAGGCAAACCTGAAAGATGAGGGCATGCGTAAGGCGCTGCGCGAGTTGGGGGAAATCACCCGTTCCCTGAAAGTACTCGGCAGCTACCCAAGCGAAAACGTTGTACCGGTCGACCCGGCCTGA
- a CDS encoding SMP-30/gluconolactonase/LRE family protein, with translation MSEPQLLFDYTGHLPECPTWSAEEGSLYWTDILENEIHRYHLASGKHDVIQFSEEVGCFALRESGGFIVAMRSGIWLTNNTGLIVGKVCDNPSNPDLARFNDGGTDRQGRFYAGTFWGPGDYNGALLCRVDNDLTPHVIQHDIHGANGLAFSPDGKWMYTSDTPNAVIYRTPLDAQGEPGRREVFRRFAEGEGIPDGAAMDCEGYYWTALFDGYRIVRISPQGEIVEEHRLPVRCPTMVCFGGDDMKTLFITTTRENMDEDEVARLPLSGALFSLRVAVAGMEKLKFREV, from the coding sequence ATGTCTGAGCCGCAGCTGCTGTTCGACTACACCGGTCACTTACCCGAATGCCCTACGTGGAGCGCAGAAGAAGGTAGCCTCTACTGGACGGATATTCTTGAGAATGAAATACACCGCTACCATCTGGCCAGCGGCAAACATGATGTTATTCAGTTTTCTGAAGAGGTAGGTTGCTTTGCCTTGCGCGAGTCAGGCGGGTTTATTGTGGCAATGCGCAGTGGTATCTGGCTGACCAATAATACCGGACTGATCGTTGGCAAAGTCTGTGATAACCCGAGTAACCCTGATTTGGCGCGTTTCAACGATGGCGGTACCGACAGGCAGGGGCGTTTTTATGCCGGCACATTCTGGGGGCCAGGCGATTACAACGGTGCGCTACTTTGCAGGGTGGATAACGATCTGACACCGCATGTGATCCAGCATGATATCCATGGCGCAAACGGGCTGGCATTTAGTCCGGATGGTAAATGGATGTATACCTCAGACACGCCCAATGCCGTGATTTACCGCACGCCACTGGACGCACAAGGTGAGCCTGGCCGACGCGAAGTCTTCAGACGATTTGCCGAAGGCGAGGGCATTCCAGATGGCGCAGCGATGGACTGCGAAGGCTATTACTGGACGGCGCTGTTTGATGGCTATCGCATTGTGCGTATTTCGCCGCAGGGTGAGATTGTGGAAGAGCATCGCTTGCCCGTGCGTTGCCCGACTATGGTCTGTTTTGGCGGTGACGATATGAAAACGCTGTTTATTACCACCACCAGAGAAAACATGGACGAAGACGAAGTGGCCCGATTACCGCTTTCCGGGGCGCTTTTCTCCCTCCGCGTTGCGGTGGCCGGAATGGAAAAACTGAAGTTTCGGGAAGTGTGA
- the tyrA gene encoding bifunctional chorismate mutase/prephenate dehydrogenase, whose translation MVAELTALRDQIDEVDKALLDLLAKRLELVAEVGEVKSRFGLPIYVPERETSMLASRRKEAEALGVPPDLIEDVLRRVMRESYSSENDKGFKTLHPALRPVVIVGGGGQMGRLFEKMLTLSGYQVRILEKEDWDKAPALLADAGMVIVSVPIHITEQVIAKLPPLPADCILVDLASVKNGPLQAMLTVHSGPVLGLHPMFGPDSGSLAKQVVVYCDGRQPEAYQWLLEQIQVWGARLHRSSAVEHDQNMAFIQALRHFATFAYGLHLAEENVQLEQLLALSSPIYRLELAMVGRLFAQDPQLYADIIMSSESNLALIKRYYKRFGEAIGLLEHGDKQAFIDSFRKVEHWFGDYAQRFQNESRVLLRQANDNRQ comes from the coding sequence ATGGTGGCTGAATTGACCGCGCTGCGCGATCAAATCGATGAAGTGGATAAAGCGCTACTGGATTTACTGGCTAAGCGGCTGGAGCTGGTAGCGGAAGTGGGTGAAGTAAAAAGCCGCTTCGGCTTGCCGATTTATGTGCCGGAGCGAGAAACCTCCATGCTGGCGTCTCGCCGCAAAGAGGCTGAAGCTCTGGGCGTTCCGCCGGATTTAATTGAGGACGTGCTGCGTCGCGTGATGCGCGAGTCGTACTCCAGCGAGAACGACAAGGGCTTTAAAACCCTGCATCCTGCTTTGCGTCCGGTGGTAATTGTGGGCGGCGGTGGCCAGATGGGCCGTCTGTTTGAAAAAATGCTGACGCTTTCCGGCTACCAGGTTCGTATTCTTGAAAAAGAAGACTGGGACAAAGCCCCGGCGCTGCTGGCCGATGCGGGCATGGTGATTGTCAGCGTGCCGATTCATATCACTGAGCAGGTTATCGCTAAGCTGCCTCCGCTGCCGGCGGATTGCATTCTGGTGGACTTAGCGTCGGTGAAGAATGGCCCTCTGCAGGCGATGCTTACTGTGCATTCTGGCCCGGTACTTGGTCTGCACCCGATGTTTGGCCCGGACAGCGGCAGCCTGGCAAAACAGGTTGTAGTCTACTGCGATGGCCGTCAGCCAGAAGCCTATCAGTGGCTGTTGGAACAGATTCAGGTCTGGGGTGCGCGCTTGCACCGTTCCAGCGCGGTCGAGCACGATCAGAACATGGCGTTTATTCAGGCGTTGCGCCACTTCGCCACATTCGCCTATGGTCTGCATCTGGCGGAAGAAAACGTGCAGCTTGAGCAACTGCTGGCTTTGTCTTCGCCGATTTACCGCCTGGAGCTGGCGATGGTGGGCCGACTGTTTGCTCAGGATCCACAGCTCTATGCCGACATAATCATGTCGTCGGAAAGTAACCTGGCGCTGATCAAGCGCTATTACAAACGGTTCGGCGAGGCGATCGGCCTGCTGGAACACGGCGACAAGCAGGCGTTTATCGACAGCTTCCGGAAAGTGGAGCACTGGTTCGGGGATTACGCGCAGCGTTTCCAGAATGAGAGCCGTGTCCTGCTACGGCAGGCAAATGATAACCGTCAGTAA
- the aroF gene encoding 3-deoxy-7-phosphoheptulonate synthase AroF yields MQKDALNNVHISDEQILITPDQLKAEFPLTAAQEAQIEQSRQTISNIIAGRDPRLLVVCGPCSIHDPEAAIEYARRFKALSEQVSDSLYLVMRVYFEKPRTTVGWKGLINDPHMDGSFDVEAGLKIARRLLVELVSLGLPLATEALDPNSPQYLGDLFSWSAIGARTTESQTHREMASGLSMPVGFKNGTDGSLGTAINAMRAAAMPHRFVGINQAGQVCLLQTQGNPDGHVILRGGKAPNYSPADVAQCETEMQKAGLRPSLMIDCSHGNSNKDFRRQPGVAESAIAQIKDGNRSIIGLMIESNIHEGNQSSEQPRSEMKYGVSVTDACIDWETTDSLLREIHKDLSGVLAARQA; encoded by the coding sequence ATGCAAAAAGACGCGCTCAACAACGTTCATATCTCTGACGAACAGATACTCATCACGCCGGATCAGCTGAAAGCGGAATTTCCACTCACTGCGGCTCAGGAAGCGCAAATTGAGCAGTCTCGCCAAACGATCTCCAATATTATTGCTGGCCGCGATCCGCGCCTGCTGGTTGTTTGTGGACCTTGCTCGATCCACGATCCGGAAGCTGCGATTGAATACGCTCGTCGTTTTAAAGCTCTGTCTGAACAAGTTAGCGATAGTCTGTACCTCGTGATGCGCGTCTATTTTGAAAAGCCTCGTACGACCGTGGGTTGGAAAGGGCTTATCAACGACCCGCATATGGATGGCTCGTTTGATGTGGAAGCAGGGCTGAAAATTGCGCGTCGCCTGCTGGTTGAGTTGGTAAGCCTGGGGCTGCCGTTGGCAACCGAGGCGCTGGATCCAAATAGCCCGCAATACCTGGGCGATCTGTTTAGCTGGTCTGCAATTGGTGCTCGTACCACTGAATCCCAGACCCACCGCGAAATGGCTTCTGGCCTTTCTATGCCGGTTGGTTTTAAAAATGGGACTGACGGTAGTCTGGGCACGGCGATTAACGCGATGCGTGCAGCTGCAATGCCGCATCGTTTCGTGGGTATCAACCAGGCAGGGCAGGTTTGTCTGCTGCAGACTCAGGGTAACCCTGATGGGCATGTGATTCTGCGCGGCGGTAAAGCGCCGAACTACAGTCCGGCTGATGTCGCTCAGTGCGAAACTGAAATGCAGAAAGCAGGCCTGCGTCCTTCCTTGATGATCGATTGCAGCCACGGCAACTCAAATAAAGACTTCCGTCGCCAGCCGGGCGTGGCCGAATCCGCCATTGCTCAGATTAAAGATGGTAACCGCTCTATTATTGGCCTGATGATTGAAAGTAATATCCATGAAGGGAATCAATCATCAGAGCAGCCGCGCAGCGAAATGAAATACGGCGTGTCCGTTACCGATGCCTGCATCGACTGGGAAACTACGGACAGCCTGCTGCGTGAGATCCACAAAGATCTGAGCGGTGTGCTGGCGGCTCGTCAGGCATAA
- a CDS encoding YfiR family protein — MQAAQATSAVLPDKVRTTVTGIVSYTRWPQLQGLPKLCIFSTATYAATLSTKNNDISYQPLLVQSSDEALRANCDGIYFGNESPQQQLQLIERYQSRPLLLIAEQNPQCIIGSAFCLNIHNDAVSFSVNLDALSRSGVRVSPDVLLLARPGNNSHE; from the coding sequence ATGCAAGCTGCGCAGGCAACGAGCGCCGTGCTGCCCGATAAAGTCCGCACTACAGTGACCGGGATTGTCAGCTACACACGTTGGCCTCAGTTGCAGGGGCTTCCTAAACTCTGCATATTTTCAACGGCAACCTATGCCGCGACGCTAAGCACGAAAAATAACGATATCTCATATCAACCTCTGCTCGTTCAGTCATCAGACGAGGCATTGCGAGCGAACTGCGACGGGATATATTTTGGTAACGAGTCACCACAACAGCAGTTGCAATTAATAGAACGTTATCAATCCCGGCCTTTATTACTCATTGCCGAGCAGAACCCACAATGCATAATTGGCAGTGCTTTCTGCCTGAATATTCATAATGACGCAGTTTCTTTTTCGGTAAACCTTGATGCACTCAGCCGCAGCGGCGTCAGGGTTAGCCCGGATGTATTACTGCTGGCCCGGCCAGGGAATAATAGTCATGAATAA
- the dgcN gene encoding diguanylate cyclase DgcN, whose protein sequence is MNKDLTTSSRPTFKGTLRRISIISVVIAMLVVWLLLSVASMLTLKQYAQKNLELLAVTVSHSLEAAVVFRDGTAANETLAVLGKQGQFTAAKVVDVNGQELTHWQADKPSQHDMVGGLVTRWLYPHPIKQPIWHNGKIIGEMRLIGTDATVTLFVWLSLGVLTACILLASVIALGISRHLHRDIDAALQNITDVVHDVRSNRNFSRRVSPEKIEEFHLFAQDFNSLLDEMEEWQKQLQLKNASLQKTALQDSLTSLANRAAFRTALDKLIADPETLHNSALLFMDGDNFKFVNDTWGHAAGDTVLIEVAKRLQVFANTRHLAFRLGGDEFAMLLHSVNSEEQAASVLKQLKEIVEQPILLPGEHWVTMTLSVGVALAKDITSAESLMETADRNMYIEKHKQRELLIKQPQRDTL, encoded by the coding sequence ATGAATAAGGATTTGACTACGTCGTCACGTCCAACGTTTAAAGGAACGTTACGTAGAATCAGCATAATCAGCGTGGTCATTGCCATGCTGGTTGTCTGGCTACTGCTTTCCGTCGCCTCGATGCTGACGCTAAAACAGTACGCTCAAAAAAATCTCGAATTGCTGGCGGTGACAGTGAGTCACAGCCTTGAAGCTGCGGTTGTTTTCCGTGATGGCACAGCAGCCAATGAAACCCTGGCTGTTCTGGGTAAACAAGGGCAATTTACCGCCGCAAAGGTGGTCGATGTTAATGGCCAGGAGCTAACGCATTGGCAGGCAGACAAGCCCTCTCAGCACGACATGGTGGGAGGCCTGGTCACCCGATGGCTATATCCTCATCCGATCAAGCAGCCTATCTGGCATAACGGCAAAATCATCGGTGAAATGCGCCTGATAGGCACGGATGCTACCGTGACCTTGTTCGTCTGGCTCTCATTAGGCGTGCTGACAGCCTGTATTTTACTCGCCTCAGTTATCGCATTAGGCATTTCACGCCATTTACACCGCGATATTGATGCCGCCCTGCAGAATATTACCGATGTTGTCCATGACGTTCGCAGTAACCGTAACTTTTCTCGCCGCGTATCACCGGAAAAAATTGAAGAGTTCCACCTCTTTGCCCAGGACTTCAACAGCTTACTGGATGAGATGGAAGAATGGCAAAAACAGCTTCAGCTGAAAAATGCTTCACTGCAGAAAACGGCGCTCCAGGATTCATTGACTAGCCTGGCAAACCGGGCTGCCTTCCGAACGGCGCTGGATAAACTGATTGCAGATCCAGAAACACTCCATAACAGTGCGTTGCTGTTTATGGACGGCGACAACTTCAAGTTTGTTAATGATACATGGGGACATGCGGCCGGAGATACCGTGCTTATCGAAGTCGCAAAACGGTTGCAGGTGTTCGCCAATACGCGTCACCTCGCCTTCCGCCTTGGCGGGGACGAATTTGCCATGCTGCTTCATTCGGTGAATAGCGAAGAACAGGCCGCTTCCGTGCTGAAACAACTGAAAGAGATAGTCGAACAGCCAATACTTTTACCTGGTGAGCACTGGGTCACCATGACCCTAAGCGTCGGCGTTGCGCTCGCAAAAGATATCACTTCAGCGGAAAGCCTGATGGAAACCGCTGACCGCAATATGTACATAGAAAAACACAAGCAACGTGAGTTGCTAATAAAACAGCCCCAAAGGGATACATTATGA
- a CDS encoding OmpA family protein — translation MKASRLFAPAILFSFLLTGCQAPPSTFSPEQVAAMRSYGFSESNDGWSLGLSDKILFGKNQYKLQPESYQTIQSMAAKLSATGLKHARMDGHTDNYGEDGYNEQLSLKRANIVADAWAEGAHIPRSNLTTQGLGKKYPVASNSTGEGRAENRRVAVVITAP, via the coding sequence ATGAAAGCTTCACGCTTATTTGCACCGGCAATCCTCTTCTCGTTTCTGTTAACCGGCTGCCAGGCACCGCCATCGACGTTCTCCCCTGAGCAAGTCGCCGCGATGCGCTCGTACGGCTTCTCTGAGTCAAACGACGGCTGGTCACTTGGGCTGTCAGACAAGATCCTGTTTGGTAAAAACCAGTACAAACTGCAGCCTGAAAGCTACCAAACCATCCAGAGCATGGCCGCCAAACTTTCAGCAACGGGCCTGAAACATGCCCGTATGGATGGTCACACCGATAACTACGGTGAAGACGGCTACAACGAACAACTCTCCCTCAAGCGAGCCAACATTGTGGCAGATGCCTGGGCCGAAGGTGCTCACATCCCACGCAGCAACCTCACAACCCAAGGTTTGGGTAAGAAATACCCGGTGGCCAGCAATAGCACTGGCGAAGGCCGCGCGGAAAACCGCCGCGTCGCGGTGGTGATCACCGCCCCATAA
- the rplS gene encoding 50S ribosomal protein L19, producing MSNIIKQLEQEQMKQDVPSFRPGDSVEVKVWVVEGSKKRLQAFEGVVIAIRNRGLHSAFTVRKISNGEGVERVFQTHSPVIDSITVKRRGAVRKAKLYYLRERTGKSARIKERLN from the coding sequence ATGAGCAATATTATTAAGCAACTTGAACAAGAACAGATGAAACAGGATGTACCTTCCTTCCGACCGGGCGACTCCGTGGAAGTGAAAGTATGGGTCGTTGAAGGTTCTAAAAAACGTCTGCAGGCATTTGAGGGCGTGGTTATCGCTATCCGTAACCGCGGTCTGCACTCTGCATTCACTGTTCGTAAAATTTCTAACGGCGAAGGTGTTGAGCGTGTATTCCAGACTCACTCCCCAGTAATCGACAGCATTACTGTTAAACGTCGTGGTGCCGTTCGTAAAGCTAAACTGTACTACCTGCGTGAGCGTACTGGTAAGTCTGCTCGTATCAAAGAGCGTCTTAACTAA
- the trmD gene encoding tRNA (guanosine(37)-N1)-methyltransferase TrmD, whose protein sequence is MFIGIVSLFPEMFRAITDYGVTGRAVKNGLLSIQSWSPRDFTYDRHRTVDDRPYGGGPGMLMMVNPLREAIHAAKAAAGEGAKVIYLSPQGRKLDQAGVSELATNEKLILVCGRYEGIDERVIQTEIDEEWSIGDYVLSGGELPAMTLIDSVSRFIPGVLGHEASATEDSFAEGLLDCPHYTRPEVLDGMEVPAVLLSGNHAEIRRWRLKQSLGRTWLRRPELLENLALTEEQARLLAEFKKEHTQQQHKHDGQA, encoded by the coding sequence GTGTTTATTGGTATTGTTAGCCTGTTTCCTGAAATGTTCCGCGCAATTACCGATTACGGGGTAACTGGCCGGGCAGTAAAAAATGGCCTGCTGAGCATTCAAAGCTGGAGTCCGCGCGACTTCACCTATGACCGGCACCGTACCGTGGACGATCGTCCTTACGGCGGCGGACCGGGAATGCTGATGATGGTGAACCCTTTGCGGGAAGCCATCCACGCAGCGAAAGCAGCGGCGGGAGAAGGTGCTAAGGTTATCTATCTTTCACCTCAGGGGCGCAAGCTTGATCAAGCTGGCGTCAGTGAACTGGCAACAAACGAGAAGTTAATTCTGGTTTGTGGCCGTTACGAAGGGATCGATGAGCGCGTGATCCAAACCGAAATTGACGAAGAATGGTCAATCGGCGATTACGTTCTCAGCGGCGGTGAGCTACCAGCGATGACGCTGATTGACTCAGTCTCCCGGTTTATCCCGGGCGTTTTGGGACATGAAGCATCGGCAACCGAAGATTCGTTTGCTGAAGGGTTGCTGGATTGCCCTCACTACACCCGTCCTGAAGTGTTGGATGGCATGGAAGTACCGGCGGTGTTACTGTCGGGGAACCATGCGGAGATTCGCCGTTGGCGCCTGAAACAGTCGCTGGGCCGCACCTGGCTTAGAAGACCTGAACTTTTGGAAAACCTGGCTCTGACTGAAGAGCAAGCAAGGTTGCTGGCGGAGTTCAAAAAAGAGCATACGCAACAGCAACATAAACATGATGGGCAGGCGTAA
- the rimM gene encoding ribosome maturation factor RimM (Essential for efficient processing of 16S rRNA) yields the protein MSKQLAAQVPVNPIVLGKMGSSYGIRGWLRVFSSTEDAESIFDYQPWFIQRGGQWQQVQLESWKHHNQDLIIKLQGVDDRDAANLLTNCEIVVDSTQLPALEAGDYYWKDLMGCQVVTTQGYQLGKVIDMMETGSNDVLVIKANLKDAFGIKERLVPFLDGQVIKKVDLATQTIEVDWDPGF from the coding sequence ATGAGCAAGCAACTCGCCGCACAGGTTCCTGTTAACCCAATTGTGTTGGGCAAGATGGGCTCCTCCTACGGTATTCGTGGTTGGCTCAGAGTGTTTTCCTCCACCGAAGACGCCGAAAGCATTTTTGACTACCAGCCCTGGTTTATCCAGCGCGGCGGTCAGTGGCAGCAAGTACAGCTGGAAAGCTGGAAGCACCACAATCAGGATCTGATCATCAAGCTGCAAGGCGTTGACGATCGGGATGCAGCGAATCTTCTGACCAATTGCGAAATTGTCGTGGATTCAACGCAGCTGCCGGCTCTTGAAGCGGGTGACTACTACTGGAAAGACCTTATGGGCTGCCAGGTAGTGACCACTCAAGGCTACCAGCTCGGTAAAGTCATCGACATGATGGAAACCGGCTCGAATGACGTTCTCGTCATCAAGGCAAACCTGAAGGATGCATTTGGTATCAAGGAGCGGCTGGTTCCGTTCCTCGATGGGCAGGTTATCAAGAAAGTCGATCTCGCTACTCAAACCATTGAAGTAGATTGGGATCCTGGTTTTTAA